A stretch of the Arthrobacter stackebrandtii genome encodes the following:
- a CDS encoding DUF6220 domain-containing protein, which yields MRKLFAVLSILLTTAVLLQFYLAAVGVFSNPEDELFILHAMNGRFVLPLLALLLIISAALAHAGKRLIWLSVLPLVLVLFQTVLFILTGTIFNVGPPSEGEAISIPLAATFMLAFHAVNGAVIFFTCTVLIRRSWKLAFGAQTVPVTNPDDAVPARSMDAPTGSVEEVRRVP from the coding sequence GTGCGCAAGTTATTCGCGGTGCTGTCCATCCTGCTCACCACCGCGGTGCTTCTGCAGTTCTACCTCGCCGCAGTGGGCGTCTTCAGCAACCCGGAGGACGAACTGTTTATCCTCCACGCCATGAACGGCCGCTTCGTCCTCCCGTTGCTGGCGCTGTTGCTCATCATCTCGGCGGCGCTGGCCCACGCCGGCAAGCGGCTCATCTGGCTGAGCGTACTGCCGCTGGTTCTGGTGCTGTTTCAAACGGTGCTGTTCATCCTGACAGGCACCATCTTCAACGTGGGTCCGCCGTCCGAAGGTGAAGCCATCAGCATTCCCTTGGCCGCAACCTTCATGCTGGCATTCCACGCGGTCAACGGAGCCGTAATCTTCTTCACCTGCACAGTGCTGATCCGGCGCTCGTGGAAGCTGGCATTCGGTGCCCAAACAGTGCCCGTCACGAACCCCGACGACGCCGTTCCAGCCAGGTCCATGGACGCGCCCACCGGATCCGTTGAAGAGGTGCGTCGAGTCCCATGA